ATTCTGTCACtgtaatttcatttcaattccgttaaaaatgtaaaatacttTGCAAGCGGTGTATTTAAAGATTTCTCGTAATCACAATAAATTCATTTCGCTTCCAATTACCGAGCATCGCTCGGGCAAAATCAATATGGCTGCAGGCGGATTAAAGGTTTTCATCGACAGATAGGATAAAGCACAACGAGCTACGTAAAATATGATTTATTGATAAGATATAAATTCTGTACAATATATATTCCCTGAATCGGCGGTTTCACAAATCGATAAGAGCACTGGCGGAGTCGCGCGCTTAAATTACGCTAAACCTAGAAACAAGGGATGAGATCAAGCGCTCGAGATCAATCTGAGAATGATCGGTGACTAGAAAGAAAAAGGAACGCGGTTGGTAGTACGTGTTAAAACATATGCAAAAAGAATCGTGTGTCGATCTCTTCGTGAAAGAGCAACTTCAACGATGCCGGAACATCGAAACTAAAAAAAGAATCTTGCTGCGGTCCTATATCGCTAGAGCTTAATACTAGAAATTCGTTGCAAATAGAATACTCTCTTACAAAGTAAATAACGATCATCACTCGCACTGGCCTAATCATTTTTACAAAAACTCGCAGACGCAACTAACACGTGTCACAATATGCAATTCACACGCAACAGGGAACCTCTCGTGTTGCATGCAAACTGCAGCGCGCGTTGTTGTTCGAAAACCTGGAGGATCCAGAGTGGAAAGATTTATCGAAGCGCGGAGGACTCGAGAGACGCAGGCTAATTAACCGACCCACAACATGTCCTCAATAATAATCCAGTTGCGAGAGACTGcgtgtctttatgcaaaattaaaattttccgcACCAATTGCGAGACCGAGGAATCGGGCAGAACCAGATAGTATTTTCGTTcgctgatttttgtcataaatgcataaagcccCGCAGTCATGTTCATCGGCAAGTTCTTTGGTTTCCAGTCCGTAAAACCAGATTTTCGTGTCACTGTAAATTTCGGAATACCTCGTAAACTCACACCGACGTCACTGGCGATATCAAACGATTCCTAAGAAGACACGTCTGATCGGCAGAGAACTGCAATGGCGGCGATGACTCATGCAACAACGACTGGTACACATGCACACATTATCAACGCTTCGAACTACGACGAAATTCTCGAGTCCACTTAGTTTCCTAAGGCCTCCAGGGTTCAGGACCACGTTCTGGCAGGTGAGCAAAATTTTCTAAAGACACTGGTACATGTTATTGTGGCTCATGTGATGAGTTGGCGGCAACTGGTGCTGCGCGTGGTACATCCTCTGGTCGTAACAGGGTTGATATTGCATCGGGGGACTGACACTTTGGTCACTGTAGCAGTCGTATTCTTGCCATTCGGGGACGAATCTCTCTTGAGGATAGGGGAACGCTGTGTGCGACGGTCCTAGTCGTTTCTGCGCTGCCACCGCGCAGCTTCCTGTCGAGGAAGTGATCATGTTCCCGTTTTCACTGATGCTCACCGTCACGTTGCCCACGTTCACCGTGATCTCACCAGTTTCCGAGTTTCCTAGGGTTTGGGACAGGGCCCAGATGTAGTTGTGGGCGAAACGGAGCGTCTCGATTTTCGTCAGCTTCGTGTCTTCCGGGAAGGTCGGCAACGCCATCCGCAGCCGCTCCAACGCGTCGTTCAGGGTGTGCATCCTGTGTCGTTCCCGATCGTTCGCTTTTATTCGACGGTTCCTTTTCAACCGGAGCACCTGCAACCCGATCAATGGTTCCACGTGATCGTCTCAATCTCTCTCGCTTTTCTTTCATTTCGCCGGGCTGAGGCCTCGAAACGAGCTGGGTGGTGCGTTCGCTTCGAAGCTGTGCTATTACTCTAGGTCCATTCTAATTTTTATAGCTAATGATTCGAACCGGCTATGGACTTTAAGTGGATCGTTTGTAACTCTGGGATTTAATGGACCTGAGCCAGCCATCCGGGGGTTAATGAATGTAAATATTCTTCGGATATCAGTGTTCATAATTACCTGCGTAGGGCTCTTGCACCGCGTATTCCGAGTCTTCTTCCTCTTTTCGTCTTTCGCCGGCGGAAAAAGACACTCTGCTTGAATCTCGTGTTTCGGAGACTCGAAACTAACGTCGAATCCAGAGTCTGAGGAACTCGATAGCTCGTCGAATCCTCCTTCGCTGCAGAACGAGTACTCCGAGGACATATTGAATGCTACCTACAAAACAGAAcatcaaataattttaacagTGCTCTCGTATCTCAAAACATCATATTTTTATAGTTTCGGTTAAGTGGaatttttctaacaatttttaacaagatatccAGTCGATGTACAGAAGTTGAAGTGTTTCTTATTTGTAAAATACTTCTACAAGTAATAAATGTATAGATATTTGTAACAAACTCAAAACACTTGaatgaataatttttttcttttccataGTTTCAGTTCTTCATTAGAAAAACAATTGTTGCAGTGTCCTAACATTTCTTCACCATCATCCCCCACTTTCAAACGCAGTGTAAATAATTCATGGAAAGTCTTACTTGATAAATTACTCGAGCGAGTAAACCAGTCCTTGATTATTGAATTTATCCAAGTCGATCACTTCACACAAGTCAACACGCGTTACTAGAGTTTTTGTACGTTGTAAGGAATATCGTTTCACGGCATAGTCCGAGCGACCCGACGGCAGCGAGAGAAAAATGAAATAAGAAACGAGGAGTGTCCTAGACGGGGCACAATTTGGTACTGCGAAAGTGGCATGGGGCTCTTAGAACATATATACTCTCCCGGGGGTATTTTGCCCCCTCCATAAGGGCGGTCCGCCTTCTATGGGGCACCGTACCAAGAGTTCACCCCATAATCACGACGGTGGGGCACACACCCAACGTTCTCCCCTCCACCAGCCTTTGTGTGCATTAGACGCGTGCCATGGCGATGTAGTCGTATAGTTTAGGAGATTAGAGGTTTTAGGGCGATTACACCTCTTTATGCATCTTAGGCGAAGGTGAATACGAAGTTTTGTGGTGTGCTAACAGAACGGTTGGTATAAGAACATTATGGTGTTTCGGTATAATCATATTTTGTGTTTTCGAAGGAAAATCGTTTTGTGGAACAGAGCGTATACGGAAAAGTCGAGTCTTAGGGTTGTTTGGCGTCGTTTTGTTGTATTGTAAACAAATCGTTCACCTATGTCCACTTATGTTCGTGTCgtttttaaacaaataattcAGCATAGTTCATCCGCGACGAAATCAGATCCTACATTTTATACTTGTATACTGTGTTATATACAATTAAATGAAGTTTTTATTATCTGTTTCTGCAGACGCAATTGAGTTtatgttaacacattaccgactggTGATTGTTGCATAGTTTTGaagaatctatggtacatggctaaacactttttaatggaaccttcaatcgcaacagcaattttcattatgaactaacaagtcacccttaatgacatcatctaatagtttcatttaagattgcaatataaaagaaaatttctatgctttcttttggtgcagcacaattattgaaaatcctattacataataggcttccggtaggtaaagtgttaacactTTGAGGGCGAATGAGTAAAAAATAATTACTCTTAAATAACCCGAAATAAACTTCTAATAAAGACAACATTTTCCCTTTTACCTAACTTTAATTAATAGCTATTATTGTTGattttataatttgtaaaatGCTGCACCTGTAGTAGTACTAACCATGACTGCCGCTGTGTACAGTGGGTCGTCGATGCCAAGGGGCAGCTGTACCACAATAATGCACAAGCCACGAATGAAGTTACACATCACACAATTTGCCATACTTCAATgtcttacagaataaatatttcagtattcttgaaaattttaaatatttatagaatAAGTAATTAACTATTATTTATTCTTACCTTTGTTACTGTGCGAGAGAGCGCAAATTGCTGATGTGCCTTCGTCCACCACACTGAAAGATGAAAAATATCACTCCCTGATCTTCGATTCAACGCTGCCCCAGGCTGTATGGTTTAAAATAAGTGGACGATAATCTAATAAAACCAACCGTGGCCATATGTCACATTCGCTAATCAATTGATAATGCCCTGGACATCGCTATGGAAACGTGCAGGTAGATCAATCGGAATAGACaggtattttctagttgatCATAATTTCTGCGCCTAATCGATGAATAAAGTTCCACATTTCGTCGTTAATTTCCAATGGCTTAGCTACCTGAACTCATTGATAAAAGAAAATTCTCAATAAATTATAcagtttatgaaatatttattctcaaatgttaaattacattattttcgatctattaaatatattaaggaagaaaataaatttctatttcactccagtttattgcaattgaaggagaatatttttatgttgcataaagatccgctgtctagtaatcacGCGTCAACGTAATCACAGTCGGAGTCcccataaaatatgaaattacaCGCAGGTACGTAGGATTCCGAGGCTCCCACGAAATATCAGTATGCAAAGGGATCACCGGTAGCATGATAGGACGATTTTGACAAGTATTAACGTCCATCAatcacagctacgtcaattaTTTGACACATCGGCTGTAGAAAGTCGTCTTCGTGTCCACATTCATAAGCACTGCTTCGTTGAACTCGTTGCTCATTTCCCATGACCTCGAGTTCCAATGATATGCAAAATCGCTCGGATAGAGAACGAAAAATATCGACACCACGTGTGACATGTTAGCATAACGATTCGTTATCGAGCGTATATTTGCGTGCTCCGAGTGTACTGTCAATAATTTATTCAATGAGCACAGACCAGGGTTggtcaaaaatttaatcaacgattgacgactaaatttctacttcaatcgttaattgtgattaacgattaaactgctgaaatttcgaaatgaaatacggaatcaaaactatatgaatactgaaaaaaatataaactgagtttataatataaactctgtttacgtgcttttatgttttttttcgatgagttctttttttaatcaacgattgacgattaacttcatcaatagattgatccaatcgtcgatttttcaatgatttctttttttaatcgtacacattaatcaatcaatcatgattaaaattttaatcgattaataccCAACTCTGCCACAGACACATTTTACCCCTGACGACGGAAATCACCGTTCACTATTTTCAGCTAGACATTTGCAAATGTTTATTGATAAACATCAAGTGTGTATTGATAAAAAAGGAAATTGCTTTAGGATTAAACAGAAGCAGTGAATTACATCTTAGTAGAAAACATTTGAGAACATTCTATCAGATACTGATACAGATGCTATCTTCCGTTTCCTCTCGATCTCTTCTTCCGCTTTCGAATTCAATAATTAATCTCCGTCACTTCTGATACTGACTAATGATCAAAGACGCGTTCAACCCGAACAAATTAAAAGTTCCTTCAACCTTCGTTCGCGATGAACGATGATAGTAATTCGAGTTTACGTATTATTGATGCACGGTAACAGTTTAGAACACGCGAGTACAGTAATTACACTCGCCCTTAGAATGCCGGCTTGAAATTCCTCCCATCCCGTAAACGGAAGACGGATAATGATGCGTATAATGAGCGAAAATTACGAAACTGTTCGACCATAAGATTTACATAATTGCTATGCTTCCGACCGATAATTTCCCAAACAACTCGATGATTTCCTTTTGCAAGTAAACAGCCATTGGCACGCTTTTTTACGCGAGCTGTTATGGCGTCGAGCGCTATCGTTGTTTGCAAACAATGTAATGGGGTCTGTAAGTTTTCTTTATGTGCATTGTTCTTTTAGAAATGACGGTGaccttcaatttcttaaatggaatgctATGTATCCTTTTTTTATATGAAAGCGTGTGCCAAAACGAGTTTATTCGCAGACGACACACTGATCTTCAAGGTCGTACAAAGTCACAAATGGAAGAAGCATTTCACAGGCATTTGTAGCCTATAAAATAGCCTAATGCCAGGCCGATCCAACTGAAGCACGAGCCATCAATGGAACTGATGCTACATGATTTGCATGATACGGTTTGATCCGATTCGATCGAGTCCATCGAACTGACGCTAAACGAAAGCCGTACATAATACCGCTCTTTACGGGTCGCATTTGCATCCAAGGTGCTCATCCATAACACTCGCGATTATGCACCGGCTAACCAGATTCTTTCACCTTCGAAAAAATCTTCACGGTCTCGTATCCTGCTAAACATTTTCACGGTTCATCAACTTCAATCATCATCGTGCAGATCTAATCTAGTTGGAAAGAACGCAAATGTCTCGAGACGTTTTAAAGAAATTGTAATTCCAACTGCAGCTTTTATGCAAGATTTTATTGAAGCTATAAATGCGAGCGACGTCGTCCAATGTATCGCAGTTTACGATTTCCCGGGAAACATTCGCAAACTTTTAGTTTAACGGTCCATGTAAAAATGTTTATCGACGAGAAAGTTACAGTTAGAGGAACTTTACGACGGATCGGTGGCGTAGAACATGGACGCGCGAAAGTGCCATTTTAAACTGCTACGAGGTTTCTTTATTACGGAAAAATGGGAACGATGACACTATTACTACGATTTTAGGATTTTCTGCTTGAAAGTTGTTCTTGTGAAATATGTAGAGAGCAACATTCACGGTCGTTTTTTAACCGAACACCGAGAACTAAAAGAGGCGAGGCACCCTCTCCGGCAGAAGGGTGTACAACCAACCCTTTTTCACACTTTGAAAATTCGTGCCGTTTCATCGATAAAAGGACGCCGTGAAATCGACACCGTTTCCGACACATGTTCGATCAGCCCGCGGAAATATTGGGAATTACACGAAAGATTTGCTACCCGGTGCGTGCAAAATcgaagatcaaataaaaaaaaaggggcGTGCAGGAACGCAGAGGAGGACGCTGTCGAAAACGGAAAAAGGGTTCGTAGAAGACCTCCGAAACGATTCGCTCTAATTGGATAATTTATTAGCCGCGTCGATAAATAATACTTCCACAGTTGAGCCTGATGGTCGCGTGCCCCTCGTTCTCTTTATTCCATTAATTTATGTATTGCATTCCTTTGACAATATGTTCGGAAAATCCCTTCACTGAATGAACAGAAGTTGTATTAACCCGTTTCAGAAATTTTGTTCTCACTCTGGCGCTCATTCTTCGACTATTTTGACAATTGGAAGCAAGTATATTTAAGGTGAAAACTTTTTAAGAGGCATCTATCCCCTATATGGCACAGAGATTTTCCTGAAATTTGATCAAGACAACAGAAAAATTCTCGAACATGGAATTCCCGAAGGTGTTCGATCGAAAAAAGGCGCAGCGGTAATAGAGCCGATCGCCTTAAATGGTTTTGCCTGCAAAAGGCGTGCTGCGTGAGAAGTGGGTTAACTAACTGGCAACACccatgtttcatatagttcacGGGAGTTTTCCCAGACCTGCAGCAAGCGCTGCGGGCAGAAGCCGGTCGAGcgcaagaaagagagaagacaCCGGCGATCTTTGTGCAACAGGACACTC
This genomic stretch from Lasioglossum baleicum chromosome 4, iyLasBale1, whole genome shotgun sequence harbors:
- the Tap gene encoding basic helix-loop-helix neural transcription factor TAP, whose translation is MSSEYSFCSEGGFDELSSSSDSGFDVSFESPKHEIQAECLFPPAKDEKRKKTRNTRCKSPTQVLRLKRNRRIKANDRERHRMHTLNDALERLRMALPTFPEDTKLTKIETLRFAHNYIWALSQTLGNSETGEITVNVGNVTVSISENGNMITSSTGSCAVAAQKRLGPSHTAFPYPQERFVPEWQEYDCYSDQSVSPPMQYQPCYDQRMYHAQHQLPPTHHMSHNNMYQCL